A region of the Gemmobacter fulvus genome:
CCAGATCCAGCGCAAAATCCTCCATCGCCGGATAGAGCACCTCTTCCACCACCGCGGACAGGCGGTGGATCTCGTCGATGAACAGCACGTCGCGCGGTTCCAGATTGGTCAGGATCGCCGCCAGATCCCCCGCCTTGGCCAGCACCGGGCCCGAGGTCATGCGAAACCCAACCCCCAGTTCCCGCGCCATGATCTGCGCCAGCGTGGTCTTGCCCAGACCGGGCGGGCCGTGGAACAGCGTGTGGTCCATCGCCTCGCCGCGCATCTTGGCGCTTTCGATGAACACGCTCAGATTGGCGCGCGCCTCGGCCTGGCCGACAAAATCCGCCAGTACCTGCGGACGCAGCGCGCGGTCTGCATCTTCCGGCAGGCGATCAGGGCGAAGGGTCGGATCAGAGGTCATGGCGGTTCATTCCAGGGCGATGCTGCGCGCGATGCGCCGTGCGGTTCTGTTCTACCGCGCCTTCCGCGCAAACGGAATGGATCGGCGCGGGACGCCAGTTCCTCAGGTTCTGGGCATCAGCAGCTTCAGCGCCTGACGGATCAGCGTCGCCGTATCCGCCTCGGGCGTGCTGCCCGCCACTTCGGCCACGGCCTGTGCCGCATCGCCCTGCCCATAACCAAGATTGACCAGCGCCGACAGCGCATCCGCACTATAGGCGGCGCGGCTGGGGCCGGGTTGCGGCGCGGCCTTCGCAGGTTTGGCGGCAGGCGCGGGGGCTGCTTCGACATGGGTGTCGACCAGAGGTTCCGACATCAGCGCCGCCCCCATCGCCATCACGCCCGGCGCCTTGGATTTCAGCTCCAGCACCACACGCTGTGCGATTTTCGGCCCGATGCCGGGGGCGGCCTGAATGGCGCGTGCATCGCCGAGCATGATGGCGCGTGCGGCCCCCTCGGCACCCAGCGCGCCCAGAATGGCCATGGCCGCCTTGGCCCCCACGCCCTGCACCGTCATCAGCAGCCGGTGCCATTCCTTTTCCAGCAGCGTCGGAAAGCCGAACAGCTGCAACAGATCTTCCCGCACCAGCAGTTCGGTATAAAGCGCGCAGGCCTCGCCCACGCCGGGCAATCCGGCCAGGGTACGATCCGAGACATGCACGATGTAACCCACCCCGCGCACGTCGATCAGCACATGATCCGCCGCGCGATAGTCAATCCGGCCCGAAATCTTGCCGATCATCCTGCCGCCCTCCTCAGCGCGTCCTGCAACCGCGTGCTGCTTTGCACGTGATGCGAATGGCAAATGGCGATGGCCAGCGCATCCGCCGCATCCGGCCCGGCAATCCTGACCCCCGGCAGATGAAGCCTGACCATGTGATCCACCTGCACCTTTGCCGCATGGCCGACCCCGACCACGGTCTTTTTCACCGCATTGGGGGCATATTCCCCGACGCTGAGGCCAAATTGTGCAGGCACCAGCAAGGCGATGCCCCGCGCCTGACCAAGCTTCAGCGTCGCCACGGCATCCTTGTTGACAAAGGTATGTTCCACGGCGGCCGTGTCCGGCTGCCATTGGCGCAACACTTCGGTCAGCTGGGCATGCAGTGACAACAGGCGGTGCGCCAGATCGCCCTCACCGGCGCCCGGTGCAGAATGGCAGATACCATTGGCGACATGGGTGAGTCGCGCGCCCGCCACGTCGATCACCCCCCAGCCGAGGTTGCGCAACCCCGGATCAATGCCCAGAACCCGCATCACCGCCCCTTTTGTTCTCTCTTTTCCCCGAAATAGCACGAAAGGCGAACATTGGCCAAGCCCATTTCCGGCGCGCCTTCCCCAGCGGCACTATTATGCAGGTGCAGAAAGAACGGCATTTGACATGTCAAAGGCGACAAATTCGGCATTTAAGGCAGATAATCCTGACGATTTTGTCAAAATCGCGCTTTTGAGCCATGCGATTTCTGCATGAGGGCCATGCTTAGACGTTGATTGCTTTGCACATGCAGCACGATTATGTGTCACCTCGAAGGAAAGAACGCCTTCGCAATGAGCAGTTTTGAAAAGGACAACCGCCATGGCCGCTTATGAGACGACCCGTACCGCGCCCTTTGGCGCCATCTCCACCTACCGCTTCATCCAGTTCGTGAGCACCTTCTTTGCAGCAATCGCTGACTGGAACGATGCCCGCGTGACCCGCAACGCACTGGGCAAGCTGTCGGACCGCGAGCTTGACGATATTGGGCTGTGCCGTGGTGACATTGATCTGATTGGCGCACAGTCGCGCGTCTGATCTGTCACCCGACTTGGGGCAAATCGCCCCGCTGTTATGCCGAAGGCCGCTCCCATGGGACGCGGCCTTTTTGGTGCGCGGAGCGTGGAGGATATGACAGGCCGCAGCCTGCCATTCCGTGCGTCAGTTCAGATAATGGCGGATCTGGTCGGATAGCCAGAGCGTGACCGGATCGGCCTGCATCAGCACGCCCCCCAGACGCTCGAACCCGTCCGAAGCCTGCATCGCCATCACGCGGTCATGATAGGCAGAATCGCCGACCTGATGATGCATGGCCGCCTTGAGCCCGAAGCCGCAGGCCAGCACGATCAGCAGCGGGCCAAGAATGCGCCGACGCCTGGAGACAGGTTTGAAATAGTAGGATCGGCCCAATGTGCCGTCAGCCTCGAAACCATAGCCAAGGGCGCGCGCCTTTTCGACCCGCGCCACTCTGTCATAGAACTCGGACAGATTCTGTTCGGCCATACCGTTTACTCCCGGTTACGGCCCCCACCGCCATTCATTCCTAAGGCTAAATTGTGGCAAAACTTTGGCGCATCACCGCAATTCAGCCACGTTTCAGCACGAGCGTCGACCATTCACCAATGTCTTCACGGGCTTCCAGCGCAAAACCCGCCGCCACATAGGCCGCGGTGACCGCTTCGGCCTGAACCACCAACAGGCCAGACAGAATCGCCAATCCGCCCTTGCAAACATGGGCCGACATCGGCGGGGCCAGCTCGATCAACGGGCCTTTCAGGATATTGGCAAAGACCAGATCATAGGGCGCAGCCTCGCCCAGACGCGGATGTTCGAACCCGGCGGCTTCAAGGCACTCCACCCGGCCTTGCAGACCGTTGATTGCCACATTTGCCTGCGCCACATCGACCGCCACCTGATCAATATCCGAAGCGATGATCAGCGCATCCGGCAAGACCGCAGCGGCGGCGATGGCCAGAACGGCGGTGCCACAGCCGATGTCGGCCACTTTTGCCGGGCGCAGCCCCGCCGTGAACAGGCGGTCAAATGCACGCAGGCAGCCCAGTGTGGTGCCGTGGTGGCCGGTGCCGAAGGCCACCGTTGCCTCGATCTGCAGGGCGATACGGCCCTCGGGCACCTTGTCGGCATCATGGCTGCCATAGACGAAAAACCGCCCCGCCTCGACCGGCGACAATTCGCGCCGCACTTTGGCGACCCAATCCACATCCGGCACTTCCGAAATCACGAAGGCCTTGGCGCCATGCGGCTTGCCCAAGGCGTTCAGGGCTTCGGCATCCGGTGCGCTGTGGAAATAGGTGCCCACTTCCCAGAGGCCCGAATCGTCCTCGATCTCGAACGCGCCGACGCCGTAGGGGGCAGGCTCCATCGCCTCGATAGCTTCGGCCAGCGCACGGGCGGCCCCCTCGCCTTCCAGCGTGGTCAGGGCGGAATAGGTGGTCTGCGACACGGCGGTCATGGTGAAGGCCGGCGCGCCGAAGGCTTCGGCCAGCAGATCCAGCACCGCCGCATTGGGCGTGACCGAGAAGGTCGCCACCACCTGCACCATGCCCGGATGACCTTCGGCATCATAACATTCCGCCTCAAGCGGGGCGGGTGCCATACGGTCCAGCGCATCTGCAAGCGCGAAAGCGGCGTCATCACCTTCGACGATGGTGGATGCGAGAAACAAGGGCATGATGACCTCCAATCAGGGTTGAGGTCGCATAGGCGCTTGGCTGGCGCGGGTCAAGCCGGGCCCGCGCCTCATGGCCGCCACAAGCACCCAGGCCGGGCGGCGGCGCGGGCGCGCGGTGGTCACAGGCGGCACGCCGGGCGCGCCGCCTGATCGCAGATCAGGAGGTCACGCCAAGGCCGATCGGACAGGTGACGCCAGTGCCGCCGATGCCGCAATAACCATCCGGGTTCTTCGCCAGATATTGCTGATGATAATCCTCGGCATAATAGAACACCAGCGCGGGCAGGATTTCGGTGGTGATCGCGCCCTTGCCCGCCGCTGTCAGCGCCTGCTGATAGGCCGATTTCGAGGCAACTGCCGCCTCCGCCTGCGCGTCGCTATAGGTATAGATGCCGGAGCGGTAGGTGGAGCCGACATCATTGCCCTGCCGCATGCCCTGCGTCGGGTCATGGTTTTCCCAGAACAGTTTCAGCAGCGCGTCATAGCTGATGATCGCCGGATCATAGATCACCCGCACCACCTCGTTATGGCCGGTCAGCTGGGTGCAGGTCTCTTTATAGGTCGGATTGGGGGTTATTCCCGCCGCATAACCGACCATGGTCAGCCAGACGCCCTCGCGCTGCCAGAACTTGCGCTCAACGCCCCAGAAGCAGCCCATGCCGAACATGGCCTGTTCCATCCCCGCAGGCACCGGCGCTTTCAGGTCGCGCCCCGTGATGAAATGCGGCTCGGTCAGCGGCATCGGCTCGGGTCGCCCCGGCAGGGCCTTGTCGGCATCGACCATCTTCATCTTGTCGGAACTGAACATCTGGAACATCCGCGTCTCCTCGCCTGTCGCACCGCTGGGCATGACCCAGTATATAGGCGGGACGGGCGCGGTTTCCAGTCACTCTGCCGGGACCACGCTCCAGCCATCGCCGCCCGACAGCCGCGTCTCGTTGCCCGCCGAGGGATGGCGCGGGATCAGCAGCGCCAGCAGGAACGAGGTCGCGGCCATGCCTGCCGCCAGCCCGAAGACCGCACCGGGCGACGTCACCCACAGATAGCCCAGCCCCGCCGGCAGAAACACCGCCGCGATATGGTTGATGGTAAAGGCCACCGCCGCCGTGGGGGCCATATCTGCCGGATCCGCGATCTTCTGGAAATAGGTTTTCTGCGCGAAGGACATCGCGAAGAACAGGTGATCCACCACATAAAGCGTTGCCGCCAGCCAGACACCCCAGTCGAACCAATACAGCCCGCCATACAACACGAACACACAAAACAGCCCGCCATATTCCACCAGCATCGAGGCCTGTTCGCCAAAACGCGAGATGAAGCGGCCGAGATAGGGCGCAATCAGCATATTGGCGAGGAAGTTGATCAGCATCAGCGCCGTCACCTGTTCCACACCGAAGCCGAATTTCTCCACCATCATGAAGGCGGCGAAGACCACGAAAATCTGCCGCCGCGCCCCTGCCATGAATTGCAGCGCATAATACAGCCAATAGCGGCGGCGCAGCACCAGATGGCGGTTCTGCGGATGCGGGGCTTCAAACTGCGGATAGGCGAACAGGCAGAACAGCGCGATCAGCACACAGGCCCCGCCCGAGGCCAGATAGACGGTGTTATAGCTCAGTTCGAACGCCCGCCATGTCAGCACGATCAGCGCATAGGCCACCAGCGAGGCCGCCGAGCCGATGGCCACGATCCAGCCGATCACGCGTGGGGCGCGGGCACGGTCGATCCATTGCAGTTGCAGCGACTGGTTGACCGTTTCGAAATAATGAAACCCGATCGAGGACAGCAGCGTGATCACCATGATGCCGCCCAGGCTCGGGAACCAGGCCGTGACAGCGGTGGCAGCGCCCAGCAGGATCAGCATCACTGCCGCCAGCACCTGTTCGCGGAACAGCAGCAGGATGGCGATCACCACCACCGCCAGCAGCCCCGGAATCTCGCGCACCGTATGGAGCCAGCCGATCTCGACGCCGGTAAAACCGGCGCGTTCGATCACGAAATTGTTCAGCAGTGCCGACCAGGTGGAAAACGCCAGCGGCATCGCGGCGGCCATCAGGAACAACAGGAACACGGGCCTGCGCCAGACGGGCAGGGTTTGTGCGGCAGCGAGAGGGATTGTGCGCAGGGTCATGGCAAAGTTCTACGCCTGTGCCCGAGATCGGGCGAGGACAGAATTGTTCCCGGCACAATTCCCCGTTGTGCAGCCCGCCGCGCTCAGAAAAAGCTCTGCGGATCAATGTCCACCGCCACCCGCAGATTGGCGGGCGGTTTCAGCTGGCCCACCCATTCGGCCAGCGCCGCCTGCAAGGGCACGCCCTTGTCGGCCTTGACCAGCAGCCGCACCCGATGCCGTCCGCGCACCCGCGCGATGGGGGCCGGGGCCGGGCCAAAGACCTGCGCGCCGATCCGGCGCAGCGGGCCGTCGCGGCGGGCAAGCTCGCCGCCGAAATCGAACACCTTCTGCACATCCGGCCCCGACAGGATGACGCCTGCCATCCGGCCATAGGGCGGCACACCTGCCGCGCGCCGCTCTGCCGCCTCGGCCCGCCAGAACGCCTCTTCATCGCCGCCCAGAATGGCACGGATCACCGGATGCTCGGGCTGGTGACTTTGCAGCAGCGCCACGCCACGCCGCTCGCCGCTGCGCCCGGCCCGCCCGGCCACCTGCCGCATCAGTTGAAAGGTGCGCTCTGCCGCGCGCAGATCGGAGCCTTGCAGGCCCAGATCGGCGTCAATCACCCCGACCAGCGTCAGCAGCGGAAAGTTATGGCCCTTGGCCACGATCTGCGTGCCGATGATGATATCCGCCCCGCCCTGCGCGATGGTTTCGATCTGCGCCTTCAGCGCGCGCGCCGATCCGAACAGATCCGAGGACAAGACCGCCACACGGGCTTCCGGAAAGCGCGCCGTCACCTCTTCGGCCAGCCGCTCCACCCCCGGCCCGACCGGGGCCATCCGGCCTTCGACCTTGCAGTCCGGGCAGGCGGTGGGCACGGGTTTGGTGGCCCCGCATTGGTGGCAGACCAGCCGCTTCAGAAAACGATGCTCCACCATGCGCGCGTCGCAATGGTCGCAGCCCACCTGATGCCCACAGGCGCGGCAGATGGTGACCGGGGCAAACCCCCGGCGGTTGAGGAACAACAGCGCCTGCTCCCCCGCCGCCACCCGCGCCGTCACCGCCTTGGCCAAAGGCTCTGAAATCCAGCGGTCGGCGGCCAGACGTTCGGCACGCATGTCGATGGCGCGCATCTCGGGCAGTTCTGCCGCGCCATAGCGCGCGCCCAGATCCAGCCGGGTATATTTTCCCTGATCGGCATTGACCCAGGATTCCAGCGAAGGCGTGGCCGAGGCCAGCACCACCTGACAGCCACAGATCGCCGCCCGCAGCACCGCCATGTCGCGCGCATTGTAAAGCACGCCCTCTTCCTGCTTGTAGGAGGTGTCGTGTTCCTCATCGACCACGATCAGACCCAGGTGTTGAAACGGCAGGAACAGCGCCGATCTTGCGCCGACCACCATCTGCGCGGCACCCTGCCCCACCATTTTCCACACGCGGCGGCG
Encoded here:
- the ruvA gene encoding Holliday junction branch migration protein RuvA, with protein sequence MIGKISGRIDYRAADHVLIDVRGVGYIVHVSDRTLAGLPGVGEACALYTELLVREDLLQLFGFPTLLEKEWHRLLMTVQGVGAKAAMAILGALGAEGAARAIMLGDARAIQAAPGIGPKIAQRVVLELKSKAPGVMAMGAALMSEPLVDTHVEAAPAPAAKPAKAAPQPGPSRAAYSADALSALVNLGYGQGDAAQAVAEVAGSTPEADTATLIRQALKLLMPRT
- the ruvC gene encoding crossover junction endodeoxyribonuclease RuvC, with the translated sequence MRVLGIDPGLRNLGWGVIDVAGARLTHVANGICHSAPGAGEGDLAHRLLSLHAQLTEVLRQWQPDTAAVEHTFVNKDAVATLKLGQARGIALLVPAQFGLSVGEYAPNAVKKTVVGVGHAAKVQVDHMVRLHLPGVRIAGPDAADALAIAICHSHHVQSSTRLQDALRRAAG
- a CDS encoding DUF1127 domain-containing protein — its product is MAAYETTRTAPFGAISTYRFIQFVSTFFAAIADWNDARVTRNALGKLSDRELDDIGLCRGDIDLIGAQSRV
- a CDS encoding 50S ribosomal protein L11 methyltransferase — its product is MTAVSQTTYSALTTLEGEGAARALAEAIEAMEPAPYGVGAFEIEDDSGLWEVGTYFHSAPDAEALNALGKPHGAKAFVISEVPDVDWVAKVRRELSPVEAGRFFVYGSHDADKVPEGRIALQIEATVAFGTGHHGTTLGCLRAFDRLFTAGLRPAKVADIGCGTAVLAIAAAAVLPDALIIASDIDQVAVDVAQANVAINGLQGRVECLEAAGFEHPRLGEAAPYDLVFANILKGPLIELAPPMSAHVCKGGLAILSGLLVVQAEAVTAAYVAAGFALEAREDIGEWSTLVLKRG
- the msrA gene encoding peptide-methionine (S)-S-oxide reductase MsrA, which encodes MFQMFSSDKMKMVDADKALPGRPEPMPLTEPHFITGRDLKAPVPAGMEQAMFGMGCFWGVERKFWQREGVWLTMVGYAAGITPNPTYKETCTQLTGHNEVVRVIYDPAIISYDALLKLFWENHDPTQGMRQGNDVGSTYRSGIYTYSDAQAEAAVASKSAYQQALTAAGKGAITTEILPALVFYYAEDYHQQYLAKNPDGYCGIGGTGVTCPIGLGVTS
- a CDS encoding MFS transporter, which translates into the protein MTLRTIPLAAAQTLPVWRRPVFLLFLMAAAMPLAFSTWSALLNNFVIERAGFTGVEIGWLHTVREIPGLLAVVVIAILLLFREQVLAAVMLILLGAATAVTAWFPSLGGIMVITLLSSIGFHYFETVNQSLQLQWIDRARAPRVIGWIVAIGSAASLVAYALIVLTWRAFELSYNTVYLASGGACVLIALFCLFAYPQFEAPHPQNRHLVLRRRYWLYYALQFMAGARRQIFVVFAAFMMVEKFGFGVEQVTALMLINFLANMLIAPYLGRFISRFGEQASMLVEYGGLFCVFVLYGGLYWFDWGVWLAATLYVVDHLFFAMSFAQKTYFQKIADPADMAPTAAVAFTINHIAAVFLPAGLGYLWVTSPGAVFGLAAGMAATSFLLALLIPRHPSAGNETRLSGGDGWSVVPAE
- a CDS encoding primosomal protein N' — translated: MDRVFGAGERVGVLTAEPLGRVLDYRAPEGGCGSGDFVEVPLGPRKVLGVVWGQGDGSFDMAKLRSISRVLDAPPMRDELRSFLTRAADYTLTPLSAMLRLATRTPGLGAAPGTRRIYRLAGPAPNKLTDARLRVIEALRDYGGASVTLAELCEAASCTASVVKGLVTLGVIAEEDAPRDLPFPSLNPAGTARLMGDQVAAGDALVAAVAQGGYGTTLLKGVTGSGKTEVYLEAVAECLRHGRQALVLLPEIALTAEFLTRVEARFGARPAEWHSGVTMTERRRVWKMVGQGAAQMVVGARSALFLPFQHLGLIVVDEEHDTSYKQEEGVLYNARDMAVLRAAICGCQVVLASATPSLESWVNADQGKYTRLDLGARYGAAELPEMRAIDMRAERLAADRWISEPLAKAVTARVAAGEQALLFLNRRGFAPVTICRACGHQVGCDHCDARMVEHRFLKRLVCHQCGATKPVPTACPDCKVEGRMAPVGPGVERLAEEVTARFPEARVAVLSSDLFGSARALKAQIETIAQGGADIIIGTQIVAKGHNFPLLTLVGVIDADLGLQGSDLRAAERTFQLMRQVAGRAGRSGERRGVALLQSHQPEHPVIRAILGGDEEAFWRAEAAERRAAGVPPYGRMAGVILSGPDVQKVFDFGGELARRDGPLRRIGAQVFGPAPAPIARVRGRHRVRLLVKADKGVPLQAALAEWVGQLKPPANLRVAVDIDPQSFF